A single genomic interval of Spinacia oleracea cultivar Varoflay chromosome 6, BTI_SOV_V1, whole genome shotgun sequence harbors:
- the LOC130463278 gene encoding uncharacterized protein produces MEQVDAFNNANNQRFDPYSNTYNRGWRHNPRFSWKDDQTQGQSSNFQRPPPLQSYQSQGSYQGQPSSSQFQKPPPPQSFQNPPPGFQRPLLNAPPPQESNNEKMLKTFMTQVNQKFDSMATNNKMLETQIAQLSSSNASRVPGSLPPQGISPGENHQGNAIVTRSGKNLVNSTTKSPTQGESEPIDVSEPIVDTTIDEEEVVVSEPMVVEVPKRVVPPYKPKFPFPSRFAGANLDDQFAKFQEILTKKRVVDVVETISLPESCSAIIQNKLPTKLKDPGSFSIPCAIGELFIDKALCDLGASVSVIPFSIFQRLNVGELKPTQVSLQLADRSVKLPLGKVEDVPMRIGKFFIPVDFVVLEMEEDPNVPIILGRPFLANAGAIIDVRGGRLSLSVGDEKIEFQLNQIMRCPSHMDDCKRIDILDEIVNESMSMHMHSTNDVL; encoded by the exons ATGGAACAAGTTGATGCTTTTAATAATGCAAACAACCAACGGTTTGATCCTTATTCCAACACCTATAACCGCGGTTGGAGGCACAACCCAAGATTTAGTTGGAAGGATGATCAAACCCAAg GCCAATCCTCAAACTTCCAAAGACCACCACCACTACAAAGCTATCAAAGTCAAGGGAGCTATCAAGGTCAACCCTCCTCTTCTCAATTTCAAAAGCCACCTCCACCACAAAGCTTTCAAAATCCTCCTCCCGGTTTTCAAAGACCACTCCTCAATGCTCCACCTCCTCAAGAGTCCAATAATGAAAAAATGTTGAAAACTTTCATGACTCAAGTCAACCAAAAGTTTGATTCCATGGCCACCAATAATAAAATGCTTGAAACACAAATTGCGCAATTGTCATCCTCTAATGCTTCAAGAGTTCCCGGTTCTTTACCCCCTCAAGGGATTAGTCCCGGTGAGAACCATCAAGGCAATGCTATTGTGACAAGAAGTGGGAAAAACCTTGTGAATTCAACTACTAAGAGTCCAACCCAAGGAGAGAGTGAGCCCATTGATGTGAGTGAGCCTATTGTTGATACCACCATAGATGAGGAAGAGGTTGTGGTGAGTGAACCAATGGTTGTTGAAGTTCCAAAGAGAGTGGTCCCTCCTTACAAGCCCAAATTTCCTTTCCCATCTCGTTTTGCCGGAGCTAACCTTGATGATCAATTTGCTAAATTCCAA GAGATCCTAACCAAGAAGAGGGTTGTGGATGTGGTTGAGACTATTAGCCTACCAGAAAGTTGTAGTGCCATTATCCAAAACAAGTTGCCCACCAAATTGAAAgatcccgggagtttttccatcccttgTGCAATTGGGGAACTTTTCATAGATAAAGCCCTATGTGACTTGGGAGCAAGTGTGAGTGTAATTCCATTCTCTATTTTTCAAAGGTTGAATGTGGGAGAGTTGAAGCCTACCCAAGTGTCCCTCCAATTAGCCGACCGTTCGGTCAAGCTTCCATTGGGAAAGGTAGAGGATGTGCCTATGAGGATCGGGAAGTTCTTTATTCCCGTTGATTTTGTGGTCTTAGAAATGGAGGAGGACCCTAATGTCCCAATTATTCTAGGAAGACCTTTTCTTGCCAACGCGGGAGCAATCATAGATGTGAGAGGTGGTAGACTATCCCTTAGTGTGGGGGATGAGAAAATTGAGTTTCAACTTAACCAAATCATGAGATGCCCCTCCCATATGGATGATTGTAAAAGAATTGATATCCTTGATGAGATTGTCAATGAGTCTATGAGCATGCATATGCATTCTACTAACGATGTTCTTTAG